The Halostagnicola kamekurae sequence CGGGCGATAGCGACGCCGCGTCGACGTCGTCCAGTCCGAAATACGCCTGTCGGTCGCGGTCGACGACGTGGCGGATGACGACCAGTGCGACCGTCGGGATGGCTCGCTGGCTGCCGAACGCCGTCAGGTCGATCTCGTCCATCACGCCGAGCGCGAGGTCGCGCTGCCACGGCGTCACCTCGAGTGCGTTACACAGCGCCTGGGTCGTCCGGAGGCGGTCGAGGCGGTGGGCGCGTTCGGCGTAGCCGGGCGTCGCGCCGTGTTGCTCGTCGTGCAGTCGGCGAACGCGATCCGAGAGCTCCGCCTCGGGTGATTCCGCGCGGCCGATGACAGTCGCACTCGGCGTCACGACGCCCCACTGGCGCACGGACGCGTCTCGCTGCAGCGCCGCTCGAGAGACCGATCCCGCACCTGCGCGGCTCTCGAGGCGGCGTCGCGGCGCGTGCTCTCCGGTCCCGGCTCGCTCGAGGCGCGTTCCGGCGTCACCGTCGTGCATCTCGTTCGTGGCTCATACGTAGAGAGGGAAAAACCCTCGCTCGAATCGGCGAAGCTGTTACCGAAACTGCACGTGACACTGATAGCTTTAGACGGGCGACGGAGATGCGGAGTGCAACCGCTCGCGGACCGATATCGGCGAAAAGCTCCTCGTATCTTTACCTTGTGACGAGAAGCACTTAAAGGATAACCGAGCGGCGAGTACGTTCCCCGCCCCCTTCGGAGTCTCGAGAAGGGAGGTGAGTTTCGAGGTACTCGAAACGATGTATTCACTCGAGGATATCGAGATCAAACACTGTGGCCGACTGCGAGAAAGTACTGGGATCGATCGCGAGAAGTGAACTGCCGTTCGTATCTATACC is a genomic window containing:
- a CDS encoding DNA-directed RNA polymerase subunit epsilon; the encoded protein is MHDGDAGTRLERAGTGEHAPRRRLESRAGAGSVSRAALQRDASVRQWGVVTPSATVIGRAESPEAELSDRVRRLHDEQHGATPGYAERAHRLDRLRTTQALCNALEVTPWQRDLALGVMDEIDLTAFGSQRAIPTVALVVIRHVVDRDRQAYFGLDDVDAASLSPDRMEELFGQYRAHDITDEPTFERLAAEHGLDTTSLNRLRRVLEEQLEDELPAYGRNPWRDPNLPATTGTDSAEPSESTGSEDTAEPGDAVGTSESDADDS